From Carettochelys insculpta isolate YL-2023 chromosome 3, ASM3395843v1, whole genome shotgun sequence, a single genomic window includes:
- the CCDC85A gene encoding coiled-coil domain-containing protein 85A isoform X3, giving the protein MSKAADGGGAAPAEDLSKVSDEELLKWSKEELIRSLRRAEAEKMSAMLDHSNLIREVNRRLQLHLGEIRGLKDINQKLQEDNQELRDLCCFLDDDRQKGKKVSREWQRLGRYSAGIMHKEVALYLQKLKELEVRQEEVVKENMELKELCVLLDEEKSGGAGSRSSIDSQISLCQLNAASTYIRDVGDGSSTSSTGSTDSPDHHKHHPGASPEHLQKSRGEGSPEHQKHRSVSPEHLQKPKSSGSPDHQKHLKGSSPEHHKNVGKGSPEQQKHTSSSPETLPKHILSSSPEHFQKHRPTSSPEHQKHSSGSPEHLQKHTLSGSTEHLQKVRGTSPEHLKQHYGGSPEHLKHISGGSREGTLRRQVADDMSPHHRSVYNGMNG; this is encoded by the exons ATGTCGAAGGCGGCGGACGGCGGCGGGGCGGCCCCAGCCGAGGACCTGTCCAAGGTGTCCGACGAGGAGCTGCTGAAgtggagcaaggaggagctgaTCCGCAGCCTGCGCCGGGCCGAGGCGGAGAAGATGAGCGCGATGCTGGACCACAGCAACCTCATCCGGGAGGTGAACCGCCGCCTACAGCTCCACCTCGGCGAGATCCGCGGCCTCAAG GATATCAATCAGAAGTTGCAAGAAGATAACCAAGAACTGAGAGACCTTTGCTGTTTTCTGGATGATGATAGGCAGAAAGGCAAGAAGGTATCACGAGAGTGGCAGAGATTGGGCAGGTACAGTGCTGGGATTATGCACAAAGAGGTTGCCTTATATTTACAGAAACTGAAAGAATTGGAAGTAAGACAAGAAGAAGTGGTTAAGGAAAATATGGAACTGAAAGAACTGTGTGTTTTGCTGGATGAAGAGAAAAgtggtggagcaggcagcaggagtTCTATTGACAGTCAAATCAGCCTCTGCCAGTTAAATGCTGCAAGTACTTATATTCGAGATGTTGGTGATGGGAGCAGCACCTCTAGCACTGGGAGTACAGATAGCCCAGACCATCATAAGCACCATCCGGGTGCTAGTCCTGAACATCTCCAAAAAAGTAGAGGTGAGGGAAGCCCCGAGCATCAAAAACATAGGAGTGTTAGCCCGGAGCATCTCCAAAAACCTAAGAGTTCTGGAAGTCCAGATCACCAGAAGCATCTAAAAGGATCAAGTCCAGAAcatcataaaaatgttggcaaagGTAGTCCTGAACAACAAAAGCACACTAGTAGTAGTCCAGAAACTCTTCCAAAGCACATTTTAAGTAGTAGCCctgaacattttcaaaaacatagGCCTACTAGTAGCCCAGAGCATCAAAagcacagcagtggcagcccagAGCATCTTCAGAAACACACACTGAGTGGAAGCACAGAACATCTCCAGAAAGTGAGGGGGACAAGCCCTGAACATCTCAAACAACATTATGGGGGGAGTCCGGAGCATCTCAAACATATCAGTGGAGGCAGCAGAGAAGGTACCTTAAGGAGACAAGTAGCAGATGATATGTCACCTCATCACAGAAGTGTATACAATGGAATGAATG